A region of the Salvelinus alpinus chromosome 24, SLU_Salpinus.1, whole genome shotgun sequence genome:
ttaatgcccatgattttgtaatgagatttTGGACAAGTTTCAATCACTTGGACCAGAGTTCTGAGATAAGTGTTTAATCTATAGCAGCAAGGGACATTTTCAATTTTCACATTCTCCAACTGTAATAATCTCAAAAATTTAATCACATTTTTTTTATCGGTCACAATGATGACACATGTACAAACTGGTATACAGTCGCAGGGATgcaggcacctctctctctctctctctctctctctctctctctctctctctctctctctctctctctctctctctctctctccctccctccctctctcacccaggCTGGAAGTTGGAGCTGAAGGCAGAGGCAAAGCCAGGcagaacaggagaggaggacGGAACTCCTGCTGCCACGGCCGCCGCCGAATGGAGAGGGGCTACGGTTGCTACGGACACCCCGGCACCCATGAAGGACGACAGGACGGGGCTCCCCGCCCCCGGTCCTCCTGAACCTCCGAATCCTGGGAACCCCCCCGGACTGGGCCCTGGAACCAGCCCCGGGAAGATGGAGGGGGTGGTGGTCAGACCCATCCCAAAGGGAGAGGCTCCGCTTGGGGCTACGCTGTGAGACAGGCCTGGGTAGGCCATGGAGGTCTGGGGGTGGGAGGTGGGGGtcatggaggacagggaggaggagggagggaagggtgaagaggaggacagggaggaggggaagggggagagggcgGGGTAGTGAGGGGGAGCCGGGCTGGAGGAGAGGGCCTGGAGGCTGGCCATAGCAGCAGGGCTGGGTAGTGAGCCCTGAGGGGAAGCAGAGGGGTGGGACAGACCCAGGGAGCGGGCTAAGGCCGCTGATCCACCAGGCATCACCAGAGAGCTGAGGGAGGGAGTCCCCGCACGGGAAGGGCCTTTAAAGGCAGAGGGGACTGGGCTGTTACTGCCACTGCCCGTCCCCCCTCCTGTTCTAGCCAGTGGGCCGCGGTGCTGCTCGCTGTAGAAGGACGCTTGGGCCTGGCCGGACAGGGCCGGACAGGGCTTGGGGCTGGGGGCCGAGGAGGAGGGATAGCTGCGGATCACCGACCCAGACGAGGTGGTCTGGTATGAGGGCAGGCCAGGGAAGGCAGGGCCTGTCTGGGGGTTGTACTGAGGAAGGACCATGGAGGTGCCCTCAGGGAGGGGGGTCCTTGGGGTAGGGGTGTCTGACCGAGAGGCACCGGCatggaagggagagggggagaacgcCCCTGGGTGGTGGGGACCGGGGGTGCCACAGGGGGTAGCTGAGGGGGTGTGGGCCTTAATGACGGATGGGGTGGTGGGGGGCAGATGGGGGGAACCGGATGGGAGGGGACCCCCTTtgatgacagagggagagggggcgggggagggagagggggctaGAGGGTTCTGGGAGGGGACCTTGCCAGGGAAAACAGGGGTGATGGGGGTGGTGGGagtggggtgagagggggagggcaCGGGAGGGACTGTGGGGGAGCCGAGGGGAGATGGGAGGGCTGTGGAGTTGACACCTGTGACGGGATGCTGTTGCTGATTGGCAGGTCTGGCGTAGCCTGGAGACAGAGTAAGACATCAAGATTAATAACACAGTTAGCCTGGTAACAGATATTTTTTTTGTGCCAACATTCCACTCCGTGTCATATGCCAAACACTGTGGAATGTTAGCAGAAACTGTTTTGGATTTCAGGCTACAAGacaactagcctggtcccagatgtgTTTGACAACgacagcaatggagttggcaagacaacacaaacagatctgggaccaggctagaagacAACTCCTAACAGTAGGCTATCATGTTCCACTTTCTATTAACTATATTTCTTGTGCattaaaagagagagacagaggagagagacagagacagagggggagagagagacagagggagagagagagacagagagacagagacagagagagagacagaggagagagacagagacagag
Encoded here:
- the proser1 gene encoding proline and serine-rich protein 1 isoform X2, with amino-acid sequence MDKKSFDIVLDEIRKCVLTDQRIKAIEQVHGYFSSEQVMDMLKYFSWAEPQIKAVKALQHKMVAIPTTKVANILNCFTFSKDRLVVLELIALNISDAQNYRPVEDLFRIHLSEKKRARRILEQVCKVGCKAPVAMISSCGMIPGNPYPKGKPSQTTGTFPGTPAKKEGEETPANTEGKGIAARIIGPFKPAPSSYNPQRPVPYPIPPCRPHATIAPSYARPANQQQHPVTGVNSTALPSPLGSPTVPPVPSPSHPTPTTPITPVFPGKVPSQNPLAPSPSPAPSPSVIKGGPLPSGSPHLPPTTPSVIKAHTPSATPCGTPGPHHPGAFSPSPFHAGASRSDTPTPRTPLPEGTSMVLPQYNPQTGPAFPGLPSYQTTSSGSVIRSYPSSSAPSPKPCPALSGQAQASFYSEQHRGPLARTGGGTGSGSNSPVPSAFKGPSRAGTPSLSSLVMPGGSAALARSLGLSHPSASPQGSLPSPAAMASLQALSSSPAPPHYPALSPFPSSLSSSSPFPPSSSLSSMTPTSHPQTSMAYPGLSHSVAPSGASPFGMGLTTTPSIFPGLVPGPSPGGFPGFGGSGGPGAGSPVLSSFMGAGVSVATVAPLHSAAAVAAGVPSSSPVLPGFASAFSSNFQPGLSSGLQPPGGAAFPGLLSFPGMPGFSPSPSQLHNPAMQSALLQAHSASVLEGYTTYPPGPGNPFQPGLHPSQLGWQ
- the proser1 gene encoding proline and serine-rich protein 1 isoform X1, with the translated sequence MDKKSFDIVLDEIRKCVLTDQRIKAIEQVHGYFSSEQVMDMLKYFSWAEPQIKAVKALQHKMVAIPTTKVANILNCFTFSKDRLVVLELIALNISDAQNYRPVEDLFRIHLSEKKRARRILEQVCKVGCKAPVAMISSCGMIPGNPYPKGKPSQTTGTFPGTPAKKEGEETPANTEGKGIAARIIGPFKPAPSSYNPQRPVPYPIPPCRPHATIAPSRYNNAGLVSVGGVITTSVPPPPYSASTKPTGYARPANQQQHPVTGVNSTALPSPLGSPTVPPVPSPSHPTPTTPITPVFPGKVPSQNPLAPSPSPAPSPSVIKGGPLPSGSPHLPPTTPSVIKAHTPSATPCGTPGPHHPGAFSPSPFHAGASRSDTPTPRTPLPEGTSMVLPQYNPQTGPAFPGLPSYQTTSSGSVIRSYPSSSAPSPKPCPALSGQAQASFYSEQHRGPLARTGGGTGSGSNSPVPSAFKGPSRAGTPSLSSLVMPGGSAALARSLGLSHPSASPQGSLPSPAAMASLQALSSSPAPPHYPALSPFPSSLSSSSPFPPSSSLSSMTPTSHPQTSMAYPGLSHSVAPSGASPFGMGLTTTPSIFPGLVPGPSPGGFPGFGGSGGPGAGSPVLSSFMGAGVSVATVAPLHSAAAVAAGVPSSSPVLPGFASAFSSNFQPGLSSGLQPPGGAAFPGLLSFPGMPGFSPSPSQLHNPAMQSALLQAHSASVLEGYTTYPPGPGNPFQPGLHPSQLGWQ